One Fusarium musae strain F31 chromosome 6, whole genome shotgun sequence DNA segment encodes these proteins:
- a CDS encoding hypothetical protein (EggNog:ENOG41) — translation MPLTSEISLPDGKGYTQPLGLFIDNEFRESISSKTFEVVNPTTEEVIAHVSEAGAEDVDLAVAAARRAFKGPWRTTTPEDRGKLLRRVADLIEKNLDLLAKVETLNNGKAQQWAIGDVTHCVSVFNYYAGWADKMEGKVIDVDTERFNFTKREPFGVCGLIVPWNAPLVLMSWKVAPALAAGNTVVAKTSELTPLSALLLADLFKQAGAPSGIFNVISGFGNVAGSVLASHMDVAKISFTGSTTTGRAIMQAAAQSNLKPVTLELGGKGPNIVFDDADFDAAVEWVTFGIFYSSGQVCCAGSRVYVQAGIYDRFLNALRARVAQISVGDPFDINTFHGPQTSKAQFDRILGYIKSGVDDGAKIEAGGSRWGEKGFFIQPTIFSGASHDMKIMRDEIFGPVCVVSRFETQDEVIQAANATSYGLASGVHTKNIDRALNVSNLLEAGTVWVNQVRTHRQNDYYMLTLLRAKYNTIHHQLPFGGYKESGIGRELGAAVLESYTTIKTVSVRLSGTQ, via the exons ATGCCACTGACCTCTGAAATCAGCCTGCCAGATGGCAAAGGCTACACCCAGCCTTTAGGCCT GTTTATCGACAACGAGTTTCGTGAAAGCATAAGCAGCAAGACCTTTGAAGTT GTGAATCCTAC CACCGAAGAGGTCATCGCCCACGTCTCCGAAGCCGGTGCCGAAGACGTCGACTTGGCTGTGGCAGCCGCGCGACGCGCATTCAAAGGCCCATGGCGAACGACAACCCCTGAAGATCGAGGAAAGTTGCTTCGCAGAGTAGCCGATCTTATCGAAAAGAACCTCGATCTGCTGGCCAAGGTTGAGACGCTCAACAACGGCAAGGCTCAGCAGTGGGCGATCGGAGATGTCACGCACTGCGTCTCCGTGTTTAATTACTATGCTGGTTGGGCGGATAAGATGGAAGGTAAAgtgattgatgttgataCAGAGCGCTTCAACTTCACCAAGCGTGAGCCG TTTGGCGTGTGTGGACTAATCGTCCCGTGGAATGCACCTCTTGTCCTCATGTCATGGAAAGTAGCTCCAGCTCTTGCAGCAGGCAACACAGTCGTCGCCAAAACATCAGAACTAACACCACTATCTGCCCTATTGCTAGCTGACCTTTTCAAGCAAGCGGGAGCCCCATCCGGTATCTTCAATGTCATCTCTGGCTTTGGCAACGTGGCCGGTTCTGTCCTAGCGTCTCATATGGACGTTGCAAAGATATCATTCACAGGCTCGACTACCACCGGGCGGGCTATCATGCAGGCGGCAGCTCAGTCTAACCTTAAGCCTGTGACGCTTGAGCTGGGTGGTAAGGGTCCTAATATTGTGTTCGATGATGCAGACTTTGATGCAGCGGTTGAGTGGGTTACCTTTGGCATCTTCTATAGCTCTGGGCAGGTCTGTTGCGCGGGGTCGCGCGTGTACGTTCAGGCTGGGATTTACGACAGGTTTTTGAACGCTCTCAGGGCTAGGGTAGCTCAAATTTCAGTGGGCGATCCGTTCGACATAAACACATTCCACGGACCGCAGACCTCCAAGGCTCAGTTTGATCGAATCTTGGG atatatcaAGAGCGGTGTGGACGATGGCGCAAAGATCGAAGCTGGTGGCTCTCGCTGGGGGGAGAAGGGCTTTTTCATCCAGCCGACAATCTTTTCCGGTGCCTCTCATGATATGAAGATCATGCGCGATGAGATTTTCGGGCCAGTATGCGTTGTCTCTAGATTTGAAACCCAGGATGAGGTAATCCAGGCTGCAAATGCAACCTCGTATGGTCTTGCCAGTGGAGTACATACCAAGAACATCGATCGCGCTCTCAACGTGTCCAATCTTCTTGAGGCTGGCACAGTTTGGGTCAACCAGGTTCGTACCCACCGACAGAACGATTATTATATGCTGACTCTGCTTCGCGCCAAGTACAATACtattcatcatcagcttccATTTGGCGGATATAAAGAGAGTGGGATCGGTCGCGAGTTGGGGGCAGCTGTGTTGGAGAGCTACACGACCATCAAGACAGTCTCTGTCCGGCTATCAGGGACACAATGA